A window from Dama dama isolate Ldn47 chromosome 11, ASM3311817v1, whole genome shotgun sequence encodes these proteins:
- the ARPC5L gene encoding actin-related protein 2/3 complex subunit 5-like protein, translating to MARNTLSSRFRRVDIDEFDENKFVDEQEEAAAAAGEPGPDPSEVDGLLRQGDMLRAFHAALRNSPVNTKNQAVKERAQGVVLKVLTNFKSSEIEQAVQSLDRNGIDLLMKYIYKGFEKPTENSSAVLLQWHEKALAVGGLGSIIRVLTARKTV from the exons ATGGCCCGGAACACGCTGTCCTCGCGCTTCCGCCGGGTGGACATCGATGAATTTGATGAGAACAAATTCGTGGACGAgcaggaggaggcggcggcggcggcgggcgagCCAGGCCCGGACCCTAGCGAGGTGGACGGGCTCCTGCGGCAA GGGGACATGCTTCGGGCATTTCACGCAGCCTTGCGGAACTCTCCTGTCAACACCAAGAATCAAGCTGTGAAG GAGCGGGCCCAGGGCGTGGTGCTGAAAGTGCTTACAAACTTTAAGAGCAGTGAAATCGAGCAGGCTGTGCAGTCGCTGGACAGAAATGGCATCGACTTGCTAATGAAGTACATTTATAAAGGGTTTGAGAAGCCCACAGAAAATAGCAGCGCAGTGTTACTCCAGTGGCATGAAAAG GCATTAGCAGTAGGAGGTCTAGGCTCCATTATAAGAGTTCTTACAGCAAGaaagactgtttaa
- the RPL35 gene encoding large ribosomal subunit protein uL29, whose protein sequence is MAKIKARDLRGKKKEELLKQLEDLKVELSQLRVAKVTGGAASKLSKIRVVRKSIARVLTVINQTQKENLRKFYKGKKYKPLDLRPKKTRAMRRRLNKHEENLKTKKQQRKERLYPLRKYAVKA, encoded by the exons ATG GCCAAGATTAAGGCTCGAGACCTTCGCGGCAAGAAGAAGGAGGAGCTGCTGAAACAGCTGGAGGACCTGAAGGTGGAACTCTCCCAGCTGCGCGTGGCTAAAGTGACAGGCGGCGCGGCTTCCAAACTCTCCAAGAT CCGAGTGGTTCGTAAATCCATCGCCCGTGTACTGACCGTCATTAACCAGACTCAGAAAGAGAACCTCAGGAAATTCTATAAG GGCAAGAAGTACAAGCCCCTGGATCTGCGGCCCAAGAAAACACGTGCTATGCGCCGCCGGCTCAACAAGCATGAAGAAAACCTGAAGACCAAGAAGCAGCAGCGGAAGGAGCGGCTGTACCCCCTCCGGAAGTACGCAGTCAAGGCCTGA
- the WDR38 gene encoding WD repeat-containing protein 38 isoform X2: MNSGPRGKLAVGRVKFFGRHRGERLLTASEDGCVYGWETQSGRLLWRLGGHKGPVRFCRFSPDGRLFASTSCDRTVRLWDATDAKCLQVLKGHQRSVETVSFSHDSKQLASGGWDKRVMLWEVQSGQVLRHFVGHRDSVQSSDFAPSSDCLATGSWDSTIRMWDLRAGSPGIFHQKLEGHRGNISCLCYSPSGLLASGSWDKTIHIWKPSTRSVLIQLKGHITWVKSIAFSPDGQQLASAGYSHMVKVWDCNTGKCTETLKGVLNVAHACAFMPDGKLLVSGAVD, from the exons ATGAACAGCGGGCCTCGAGGGAAGCTGGCCGTGGGGAGAGTGAAATTCTTCGGCCGGCACCGCGGGGAG AGGCTGCTCACAGCCTCTGAGGACGGCTGTGTATATGGCTGGGAGACCCAGAGTGGGAGGCTGCTGTGGAGACTGGGTGGCCACAAAG GCCCCGTGAGGTTCTGCCGCTTCTCCCCTGATGGCCGCCTCTTTGCCAGCACCTCCTGTGACCGCACCGTCCGCCTGTGGGACGCCACAGATGCCAAGTGTCTGCAGGTCCTAAAGG GTCACCAGCGGAGTGTGGAGACCGTCAGCTTCAGCCATGACTCAAAGCAGCTGGCCTCGGGTGGCTGGGACAAGAGGGTGATGCTTTGGGAGGTGCAG TCAGGCCAGGTGCTGCGTCACTTCGTGGGACACCGAGACTCCGTCCAGAGCAGTGACTTCGCACCCAGCTCAGACTGCCTG GCCACTGGCTCCTGGGATTCTACCATCCGCATGTGGGACCTCCGGGCAGGGAGCCCTGGGATCTTCCACCAGAAGCTGGAGGGTCACAGAGGCAACATCAGCTGCCTGTGCTACTCACCATCTGGCCTACTG GCATCTGGCTCCTGGGACAAGACCATTCACATCTGGAAGCCCTCAACCCGAAGCGTGCTCATCCAGCTCAAGGGCCACATCACCTGGGTGAAGAGCATAGCTTTCTCCCCTGATGGGCAGCAGCTGGCCAGCGCTGGCTACTCCCACATG GTCAAAGTCTGGGACTGCAATACAGGAAAGTGCACCGAGACTCTGAAG GGAGTTCTGAATGTGGCCCATGCCTGTGCCTTTATGCCAGATGGGAAACTCTTAGTGTCTGGAGCTGTTGATTAG
- the WDR38 gene encoding WD repeat-containing protein 38 isoform X1 — MNSGPRGKLAVGRVKFFGRHRGEVNSSAFSPDGQRLLTASEDGCVYGWETQSGRLLWRLGGHKGPVRFCRFSPDGRLFASTSCDRTVRLWDATDAKCLQVLKGHQRSVETVSFSHDSKQLASGGWDKRVMLWEVQSGQVLRHFVGHRDSVQSSDFAPSSDCLATGSWDSTIRMWDLRAGSPGIFHQKLEGHRGNISCLCYSPSGLLASGSWDKTIHIWKPSTRSVLIQLKGHITWVKSIAFSPDGQQLASAGYSHMVKVWDCNTGKCTETLKGVLNVAHACAFMPDGKLLVSGAVD, encoded by the exons ATGAACAGCGGGCCTCGAGGGAAGCTGGCCGTGGGGAGAGTGAAATTCTTCGGCCGGCACCGCGGGGAG GTCAACTCTTCTGCTTTCTCTCCCGATGGCCAGAGGCTGCTCACAGCCTCTGAGGACGGCTGTGTATATGGCTGGGAGACCCAGAGTGGGAGGCTGCTGTGGAGACTGGGTGGCCACAAAG GCCCCGTGAGGTTCTGCCGCTTCTCCCCTGATGGCCGCCTCTTTGCCAGCACCTCCTGTGACCGCACCGTCCGCCTGTGGGACGCCACAGATGCCAAGTGTCTGCAGGTCCTAAAGG GTCACCAGCGGAGTGTGGAGACCGTCAGCTTCAGCCATGACTCAAAGCAGCTGGCCTCGGGTGGCTGGGACAAGAGGGTGATGCTTTGGGAGGTGCAG TCAGGCCAGGTGCTGCGTCACTTCGTGGGACACCGAGACTCCGTCCAGAGCAGTGACTTCGCACCCAGCTCAGACTGCCTG GCCACTGGCTCCTGGGATTCTACCATCCGCATGTGGGACCTCCGGGCAGGGAGCCCTGGGATCTTCCACCAGAAGCTGGAGGGTCACAGAGGCAACATCAGCTGCCTGTGCTACTCACCATCTGGCCTACTG GCATCTGGCTCCTGGGACAAGACCATTCACATCTGGAAGCCCTCAACCCGAAGCGTGCTCATCCAGCTCAAGGGCCACATCACCTGGGTGAAGAGCATAGCTTTCTCCCCTGATGGGCAGCAGCTGGCCAGCGCTGGCTACTCCCACATG GTCAAAGTCTGGGACTGCAATACAGGAAAGTGCACCGAGACTCTGAAG GGAGTTCTGAATGTGGCCCATGCCTGTGCCTTTATGCCAGATGGGAAACTCTTAGTGTCTGGAGCTGTTGATTAG